The proteins below come from a single Serratia ficaria genomic window:
- a CDS encoding PfkB family carbohydrate kinase: MSHERRELLRSLTQGGWHQQCPVTVIGAAVMDMVVSADALPPRGGDVAAKMQGFHLGGCALNIAVALKQLGIESRNLLPVGEGPWADRLRDGMARRGLRSDLPVSGEDNGWCMALVEPDGERTFISIDGVENQWQAAWLERAAPVAGLAYLSGYQLSAAKGGVLIDWMLRLPPTVRVVLDIGPRIDVIDAALLQRLIRPGVILTLNQREAQHLGMRGDIGHFCRGLWRRTRQPVVVRCGAEGAYYHAGEADCGWIAARRVRVADSIGAGDSHSAGLLAGLALGLTPRQTMMLANSIAGYVVSQPGGDCAPTLAQLLASEEA; this comes from the coding sequence ATGAGCCACGAACGACGCGAGCTGCTGCGCAGCCTGACGCAGGGTGGATGGCATCAGCAGTGCCCGGTGACGGTGATCGGCGCGGCGGTGATGGATATGGTGGTCAGCGCCGATGCGCTGCCGCCGCGCGGCGGCGACGTCGCCGCTAAAATGCAGGGGTTCCACCTCGGCGGCTGCGCGCTGAACATCGCCGTGGCGCTGAAACAGCTGGGCATCGAGAGCCGCAACCTGCTGCCGGTCGGCGAAGGCCCGTGGGCCGACCGCCTGCGCGATGGCATGGCGCGCCGCGGCCTGCGATCCGATCTGCCGGTGAGCGGCGAAGACAACGGTTGGTGCATGGCGCTGGTGGAGCCGGACGGCGAGCGCACCTTCATTTCCATCGACGGGGTGGAAAACCAGTGGCAGGCGGCCTGGCTGGAGCGGGCCGCGCCCGTCGCCGGGCTGGCGTATCTTTCCGGTTATCAGCTGAGCGCCGCCAAAGGCGGGGTGTTGATCGACTGGATGCTGCGCCTGCCGCCGACGGTGCGGGTCGTGCTGGACATCGGCCCGCGCATCGACGTAATCGACGCCGCCTTGCTGCAGCGGCTGATCCGCCCGGGGGTGATCCTGACCCTCAACCAGCGTGAGGCGCAGCATCTCGGCATGCGGGGCGATATCGGCCATTTCTGCCGCGGGCTGTGGCGGCGCACCCGCCAGCCGGTGGTGGTGCGTTGCGGCGCGGAGGGGGCGTATTACCATGCCGGGGAGGCGGACTGCGGCTGGATCGCGGCGCGCCGGGTGCGGGTGGCGGACAGCATCGGCGCGGGCGACAGCCACAGCGCCGGCCTGTTGGCCGGATTGGCGCTGGGCCTGACGCCGCGCCAGACCATGATGCTGGCCAACAGCATCGCCGGCTACGTGGTTTCGCAGCCCGGCGGCGACTGTGCGCCGACGCTGGCCCAGCTGCTGGCCAGCGAAGAAGCCTAG
- a CDS encoding GntR family transcriptional regulator, translated as MSMDTNQRLLDKLQRDLASAGAMPLYLRFNESVRQAIDQGVLSQGDFLPSERHFTDRLGISRITVRKALACLEQDGIIGRSRGYGTFIQPQQPEPKLAYSLADVKGFSREVMLQGRKPDTVWISREQIPADPALAAKLALAENTPVYKLKRIHFIDKRPMSVAVSYVVAEAIANVEDIGVSLYDYFRLNNVELGSLRSQVSAAMSDDETLQALQLKEPMPLLIVRQTLFDSGKKPIEYSESFCRSDMYEFISED; from the coding sequence ATGAGCATGGACACCAACCAGCGCCTGCTGGACAAACTGCAGCGGGATCTGGCCAGCGCGGGCGCGATGCCGCTGTACCTGCGCTTTAACGAATCGGTGCGCCAGGCCATCGACCAGGGGGTGTTGAGCCAGGGGGATTTTCTGCCCAGCGAGCGCCACTTCACCGATCGGCTCGGCATCTCGCGCATCACGGTGCGCAAGGCATTGGCCTGCCTGGAACAGGACGGCATCATCGGCCGCTCGCGCGGCTACGGCACCTTTATCCAGCCACAGCAGCCGGAGCCCAAGCTGGCCTACTCGCTGGCGGACGTCAAAGGCTTCTCGCGTGAGGTGATGCTGCAGGGGCGCAAACCGGACACGGTGTGGATCAGTCGCGAACAGATCCCCGCCGACCCGGCGCTGGCGGCCAAGCTGGCGCTGGCGGAAAACACCCCGGTATACAAGCTGAAGCGCATCCACTTTATCGATAAACGCCCGATGTCGGTGGCGGTGTCTTACGTGGTGGCGGAAGCGATCGCCAACGTCGAGGACATCGGCGTTTCGCTGTATGACTATTTCCGCCTGAACAACGTCGAGCTGGGCTCGCTGCGCAGCCAGGTGAGCGCGGCGATGAGCGACGACGAGACCCTGCAGGCGCTGCAGCTGAAAGAGCCGATGCCGCTGCTGATCGTGCGGCAGACGCTGTTCGACAGCGGCAAAAAACCGATCGAATACAGCGAAAGCTTCTGCCGCAGCGACATGTACGAGTTTATCAGCGAGGACTAG